The following are from one region of the Longimicrobiaceae bacterium genome:
- a CDS encoding ABC transporter permease has product MRTLRFLLRKEFLQIVRDPVLLRLILIMPLVQLLILAHAVTFEVRSAGVYVIDHDRSETSRELVDRLLASGRFHLVGASASRVEADEAMLNGAADAILVFPSKFEAQLVRSGEAPAQLILDAEDGAAAAVIGFYASRIIDRYAMEVAAERSPSAYQTTYRTGVRSSPFGEVGPRLEVRRRGWYNPEMDYRAYMVPGILVVLVTLIGSLLTALNIVREKEAGTLEQLNVTPVSRSAFIAAKLIPLWTFAMVDLALGLAFAWAVLGVPVRGSLLLIFFSASVYLVLALGIGLWISTVVETQQQAMFLTFALMMVYLLMSGLFTPLRSMPTWAEWLAQLNPLAHFVHLMRAVLLKGAGLADVSRQLAILGAGGATVLALAVRQYRKRSG; this is encoded by the coding sequence ATGCGTACCCTTCGCTTCCTGCTGCGCAAAGAGTTCCTGCAGATCGTGCGGGACCCCGTGCTCTTGCGGCTCATCCTGATCATGCCGCTGGTGCAGCTCCTGATCCTGGCCCACGCCGTCACCTTCGAGGTGCGCAGCGCCGGAGTGTACGTCATCGATCACGACCGAAGTGAGACGTCTCGGGAATTGGTAGACCGCCTCCTCGCCTCCGGCCGCTTCCACCTCGTGGGCGCGAGCGCATCGCGCGTAGAGGCGGACGAGGCGATGCTCAACGGCGCGGCCGACGCGATCCTGGTGTTCCCTTCGAAGTTCGAGGCGCAGCTGGTGCGAAGCGGGGAGGCGCCCGCTCAGCTGATCCTGGATGCAGAGGACGGGGCCGCGGCGGCCGTCATCGGCTTCTATGCCTCGCGAATCATCGACCGGTACGCGATGGAAGTGGCCGCGGAGCGGAGCCCGAGCGCCTACCAGACAACCTACCGGACAGGTGTGAGAAGCTCGCCGTTCGGTGAGGTCGGCCCACGGTTGGAGGTGCGCCGGCGCGGTTGGTACAACCCCGAGATGGATTACCGTGCGTACATGGTCCCGGGGATCCTGGTCGTCCTGGTTACACTGATCGGGAGTCTGCTGACCGCCCTCAACATCGTGCGGGAGAAGGAGGCCGGCACGCTGGAGCAGCTGAACGTCACCCCCGTTTCCCGATCGGCCTTCATCGCCGCGAAGCTGATTCCCCTGTGGACCTTTGCGATGGTCGACCTGGCGCTGGGGCTCGCCTTCGCGTGGGCGGTGCTCGGGGTTCCCGTGCGGGGCAGCCTGCTGTTGATCTTCTTCTCCGCGTCCGTCTACCTGGTGCTCGCGCTGGGGATCGGCCTGTGGATCTCGACGGTGGTCGAGACGCAGCAGCAGGCGATGTTCCTGACCTTCGCGCTGATGATGGTCTACCTGCTCATGAGCGGCCTCTTCACCCCACTCCGGTCGATGCCCACCTGGGCAGAGTGGCTGGCCCAGCTCAACCCACTCGCCCATTTCGTCCACCTGATGCGCGCAGTGCTGCTGAAGGGGGCAGGGCTTGCGGACGTCTCACGGCAGCTCGCGATTCTGGGTGCGGGAGGCGCCACCGTGCTCGCTCTGGCCGTGCGGCAGTACCGTAAGCGGTCGGGATGA
- a CDS encoding ABC transporter permease, whose translation MSPAFVALRAFMVKEVWHLLRDRQTLAILLLLPLAQVVLFGYALRNDIEDVRIAFVDPSPDAASLALRARFEGTRHFRMVASAPTVQALEPLFRRGAVDLALAFPPDFAGDLASERGAALQLVGDAADPNTGSTMAAYAAAVIGDFERELGGRAPLRIETRMRMRFNPTLESVNLFVPGLIALVLTMVSALMTAISLSREKERGTMEILLVSPLRPWQIITGKVMPYLLLAFANAVTALLAAWLIFHVPFRGSLLLLLSASVLYALVGLALGVVIASVAPSQRAAMVTALAGTMLPNALLSGMIFPIASLPNWLQLITLAVPARWFIVIARGVMLKGVGLEYVWMELLILTGMLVVLILAAVRAFRPRLAV comes from the coding sequence ATGAGTCCGGCATTCGTCGCGTTGCGCGCCTTCATGGTCAAGGAGGTCTGGCATCTGCTCCGCGACAGGCAGACTCTGGCGATCCTTCTGCTGCTGCCGCTCGCGCAGGTGGTCCTGTTCGGCTATGCGCTCCGCAACGACATCGAGGACGTGCGCATCGCCTTCGTCGATCCCTCTCCCGATGCCGCCTCGCTTGCCCTGCGCGCGCGCTTCGAGGGCACGCGGCACTTCCGCATGGTCGCTTCCGCTCCCACCGTGCAGGCTCTGGAGCCGCTCTTTCGCCGCGGAGCGGTCGACCTCGCCCTCGCTTTCCCACCCGATTTCGCCGGTGACCTCGCCTCCGAGCGGGGTGCCGCGCTTCAGCTTGTCGGGGACGCGGCAGATCCGAACACCGGGAGCACGATGGCGGCTTATGCCGCGGCGGTCATCGGGGATTTCGAGCGCGAGCTGGGCGGTCGAGCGCCGCTGCGCATCGAGACCCGCATGCGGATGCGCTTCAACCCCACCCTCGAGAGCGTGAACCTGTTCGTGCCCGGCCTCATCGCGCTGGTGCTGACCATGGTTTCGGCGCTGATGACGGCGATCTCGCTCTCGCGCGAGAAGGAGCGAGGAACGATGGAGATCCTCCTCGTCTCGCCGCTTCGCCCGTGGCAGATCATCACGGGCAAGGTGATGCCGTACCTGCTGCTCGCCTTTGCCAACGCGGTGACGGCGTTGCTCGCGGCTTGGTTGATCTTCCACGTTCCGTTCCGGGGCAGCCTGCTCCTGCTGTTGAGCGCGAGCGTGTTGTACGCGCTCGTCGGACTGGCGCTCGGGGTGGTGATCGCCTCGGTTGCGCCGTCACAGCGCGCCGCCATGGTCACGGCGCTGGCCGGCACGATGCTGCCCAATGCGCTCCTCTCGGGCATGATCTTCCCGATCGCGAGCCTGCCGAACTGGCTTCAGCTGATCACCCTCGCCGTCCCCGCGCGCTGGTTCATCGTGATCGCCCGCGGGGTGATGCTGAAGGGGGTGGGGCTGGAGTACGTCTGGATGGAGCTGCTGATCCTGACCGGGATGCTGGTCGTGCTGATCCTCGCCGCCGTTCGCGCCTTCCGGCCACGCCTCGCGGTCTGA
- a CDS encoding family 16 glycoside hydrolase produces MKTLPMKMNGWRKFGSVAMIAALAMGCAGVQGGARGVGGAEGRSIVLFDGENTEGWRQIGPGGFTLENGALVSHGGMGLFYYAERPFRDFVLELEYKTNSPGANSGIFVRFPEQTDDPWVPVDAGYEIQIDDLQDPLHQTGAVYTFSPASHLAAKPAGEWNEYRIEVRGQHYQIYLNGAKVNEFIGTRGREGYIGLQNHDDDSKVWFRNIRVTPLSVDNPPMTLADLFEAQSDQPIRTLVITATHGFRHTEAIEAIHQVLPELERTTEFEFDLTEDLSVLTPANLASYDLLFLANSTLRAEPAEKTPEAIAETRTENVPSPVTLAQQQAIVDFVRSGKGLVVAHAGLDALYGFDEYREMVGGGLFQEHPWTRSVRINVEDHENTSVQHLGDGFWIRDEIYVLDENPRWNSHVLLSLDMPSVGVPVGSADATRDDYPISWIRRYGEGRVFATKLGHFGDIWRNPDFLQHLLVGMRQAAGREPADFSGHRVKETIVEGVWPDDIAIDEQGNVWIVELTGKVFRYDAASGQATQVAQIPTTDPTNIEHGLFGIEIDPNFYNGEPYVYLYYAQPETFINTLSRFTFANGQIDMSSEKVLLRVPTEPACCHQAGDLEWGPDGTLFISTGDTGQSGTRPTQELTEEAVNAFVERNRLEGYHWSRLADSERTAQNLQDLRGKILRINKDGSIPKDNPFYGEPGVRWEIYSYGLRNPYRIKYDAPTGRVYIGIVGPDEQTTYDWYDVALQGGENFGWPRATGRLFYNEWTPQMIPNYVPPLWEYTYETGGRSATFGPIYRSDGEHAFPEIFQGKVFVYDWSRKWIKWGDVVNGTFESDTVQDVRSDGRQFRIPTKRLANLKTFDVLTGTSPISMELGPDGCLYVAEFTGFWAPAPGSNVSRYCWIDDESPQAAPPVTTTSR; encoded by the coding sequence ATGAAGACGCTACCGATGAAGATGAACGGATGGAGGAAGTTCGGCTCCGTCGCCATGATCGCGGCGCTCGCCATGGGGTGCGCGGGAGTGCAGGGGGGTGCACGCGGCGTCGGCGGCGCTGAGGGCCGCAGCATCGTGCTGTTCGACGGGGAGAACACCGAAGGCTGGAGACAGATCGGCCCCGGTGGCTTCACCCTGGAGAACGGTGCGCTCGTCAGCCACGGCGGGATGGGGCTCTTCTACTACGCGGAGCGGCCCTTCCGCGACTTCGTGCTCGAGCTCGAGTACAAGACGAACTCGCCAGGCGCGAACTCCGGGATCTTCGTTCGCTTCCCCGAGCAGACCGACGATCCCTGGGTGCCGGTCGACGCCGGCTACGAGATCCAGATCGACGATCTGCAGGACCCACTGCACCAGACGGGTGCCGTCTACACCTTCTCTCCCGCATCGCATCTGGCGGCGAAGCCCGCCGGAGAGTGGAACGAGTACCGGATCGAAGTGCGGGGGCAACACTATCAGATCTACCTCAACGGAGCGAAGGTCAACGAGTTCATCGGTACCCGGGGCCGCGAGGGCTACATCGGCCTGCAGAACCACGACGACGACTCCAAGGTCTGGTTCCGGAACATCCGGGTGACTCCGCTGAGCGTGGACAACCCGCCGATGACCCTCGCCGACCTCTTCGAGGCGCAGAGCGATCAGCCGATCCGTACGCTGGTTATCACCGCCACGCACGGCTTCCGGCACACCGAGGCGATCGAGGCGATTCACCAGGTGCTGCCCGAACTGGAGCGTACGACCGAGTTCGAGTTCGACCTCACGGAGGACCTCTCGGTCCTGACGCCGGCCAATCTGGCCAGCTACGATCTACTCTTCCTCGCCAACTCGACGCTGCGCGCCGAGCCGGCGGAGAAGACGCCGGAGGCGATCGCCGAGACACGAACGGAAAACGTTCCTTCCCCGGTCACCCTCGCCCAGCAGCAGGCGATCGTCGATTTCGTGCGCTCGGGTAAGGGACTGGTGGTCGCGCATGCCGGCCTCGATGCGCTCTACGGCTTCGACGAGTACCGGGAGATGGTGGGTGGAGGCCTCTTCCAGGAACACCCGTGGACGCGGAGCGTCCGCATCAACGTGGAGGATCACGAGAACACCTCCGTTCAGCACCTCGGGGACGGGTTCTGGATCCGCGACGAGATCTACGTGCTGGACGAGAACCCGCGGTGGAACAGCCACGTGCTCCTCTCTCTGGACATGCCCAGCGTGGGGGTGCCAGTGGGGTCGGCGGACGCGACCCGTGACGATTACCCGATCTCCTGGATTCGCCGCTACGGCGAGGGCCGGGTCTTCGCCACCAAGCTGGGCCACTTCGGTGATATCTGGAGGAATCCCGATTTCCTGCAGCACCTGCTGGTGGGGATGCGGCAAGCCGCGGGCAGGGAGCCGGCCGACTTCTCGGGTCACCGGGTGAAGGAGACCATCGTCGAAGGCGTCTGGCCGGATGACATTGCCATCGACGAGCAGGGGAACGTCTGGATCGTCGAGCTCACCGGGAAGGTCTTCCGCTACGACGCCGCCAGTGGGCAGGCCACACAGGTCGCTCAGATCCCCACGACCGACCCGACCAACATCGAGCACGGTCTCTTCGGGATCGAGATCGACCCGAACTTCTACAACGGCGAGCCGTACGTCTACCTCTACTACGCGCAGCCGGAGACCTTCATCAACACGCTGTCCCGCTTCACCTTCGCCAACGGGCAGATCGACATGTCCTCGGAGAAGGTGCTGCTGCGTGTGCCGACGGAGCCTGCTTGCTGCCACCAGGCGGGCGATCTGGAGTGGGGCCCGGATGGCACCCTGTTCATCTCCACCGGCGACACGGGGCAGAGCGGCACCCGTCCCACGCAGGAGCTGACCGAGGAAGCCGTCAACGCCTTCGTGGAGCGGAACAGGCTCGAGGGCTACCACTGGTCTCGCCTGGCCGACTCCGAGCGGACCGCTCAGAATCTGCAGGACCTGCGAGGCAAGATTCTGCGGATCAACAAGGACGGCTCGATCCCCAAGGACAACCCGTTCTACGGCGAGCCGGGGGTACGCTGGGAGATCTACTCCTACGGCCTGCGTAACCCCTACCGCATCAAGTACGACGCGCCGACCGGGCGAGTCTACATCGGCATCGTGGGCCCGGACGAGCAGACGACCTACGACTGGTACGACGTGGCGCTGCAAGGAGGGGAGAACTTCGGTTGGCCCCGCGCCACCGGACGGCTGTTCTACAACGAGTGGACGCCGCAGATGATCCCCAACTACGTGCCGCCGCTCTGGGAGTATACCTACGAGACGGGCGGACGGTCGGCGACCTTCGGGCCGATCTACCGATCGGACGGCGAGCACGCCTTCCCGGAGATCTTCCAGGGCAAGGTTTTCGTCTACGACTGGTCGCGTAAGTGGATCAAGTGGGGCGATGTCGTGAACGGGACTTTCGAGAGCGACACCGTACAGGACGTGCGCAGTGACGGTCGGCAGTTCCGCATTCCCACCAAGCGGCTGGCGAATCTGAAGACCTTCGACGTGCTGACGGGCACGAGCCCGATCTCCATGGAGCTGGGCCCGGACGGTTGCCTCTACGTGGCCGAATTCACCGGCTTCTGGGCGCCCGCGCCGGGTTCGAACGTGAGCCGATATTGCTGGATCGACGACGAGTCCCCGCAGGCGGCTCCGCCGGTGACGACCACCTCGCGTTAG
- a CDS encoding sugar phosphate isomerase/epimerase, with protein MTPDKGLAAIDRRAFLRSAMAYSGLLAGGGFLAGCASTGAAGGRGGSIDLISGRTIGIQLYTVRDLLQADFEGTLTRVAEIGYREFEFAGYYNHSAAQVRNILDRLDVTAPSAHIGLNEFRGDIDRLMGDAQVIGHHYLIVPSANGRTAEGWRQLAAEFNRIGEVVARAGLRFGYHNHAAEFQDLGGGTTAYDILLRETDPALVALELDLYWAVRGGQDPLAMFAADPGRYRLFHVKDMADRAGSQAMVPVGEGELDFAAIFAQVGQAGTEHFFVEHDNAAEYPGGSIASITTSYRNLRGLLS; from the coding sequence ATGACGCCTGACAAGGGTCTCGCAGCGATCGATCGCCGTGCCTTCCTACGCAGTGCGATGGCCTACAGTGGCCTCCTCGCGGGCGGCGGCTTCTTGGCCGGCTGCGCTTCCACCGGCGCTGCCGGAGGACGCGGGGGCAGCATCGACCTCATCTCCGGTCGCACGATCGGAATTCAGCTCTACACCGTGCGCGACCTGCTGCAGGCCGACTTCGAGGGCACGCTGACCCGTGTGGCGGAGATTGGATACAGGGAGTTCGAGTTCGCCGGCTACTACAACCACTCGGCGGCGCAGGTGCGGAACATTCTCGACCGTCTGGACGTAACCGCGCCGAGCGCCCACATCGGTCTGAACGAGTTCCGGGGCGACATCGACCGCCTGATGGGCGATGCCCAGGTGATCGGCCACCACTACCTCATCGTTCCATCCGCCAATGGGCGGACGGCAGAGGGCTGGCGGCAGCTGGCCGCGGAGTTCAACCGCATCGGGGAGGTCGTGGCGCGTGCCGGACTGCGCTTCGGCTATCACAACCACGCCGCTGAGTTCCAGGATCTGGGGGGCGGCACGACCGCCTACGACATCCTCCTCCGGGAGACCGATCCGGCGCTGGTGGCGCTGGAGCTCGATCTGTATTGGGCGGTGCGCGGCGGGCAGGACCCCCTGGCGATGTTTGCCGCGGACCCAGGCCGCTATCGCCTCTTCCACGTGAAGGACATGGCCGATCGTGCAGGCTCGCAGGCGATGGTTCCCGTCGGCGAGGGAGAGTTGGATTTCGCCGCCATCTTCGCACAGGTGGGGCAGGCCGGGACTGAGCATTTCTTCGTGGAGCACGACAACGCGGCAGAGTACCCGGGGGGCTCGATCGCGAGCATCACCACCAGCTACCGGAATCTCCGCGGGCTCCTCTCCTGA
- a CDS encoding MFS transporter produces MNRTLSARLSLMMFLEFFIWGSWYVTVGNYMTSVGMADTIDWAFSVHPIGSIVSPFFLGMVADRFFATEKVLGVTQMIGGVALLMAPAFAGSPPGFIAMLLLHSLCFAATMGLANTLAFHHVTDQEKQFPLIRVFGTIGWIVAGVLVSGILHADETPIPFYVGGGAAILMGLYSFSLPHTPPPLAGTRPKAREILGLDALSRLSSRPFWVFIASSLLICIPLSAYYAYAPVFVNAAGVSDPAFKMSFGQMSELFFMLLMPFFFARLGVKWMLAMGMLAWVARYALFALGAPATITWMIILGILLHGICYDFFFVAGQIYVDKRSEPGIRGQAQGFVVFVTYGVGMLLGAQIAGALFDSVLGADVSQSMQTWATFWWIPAAFAAAVLAAFIVLFKSDVDEGAPAKVPEVATEAGP; encoded by the coding sequence GTGAATCGAACGCTCAGCGCCCGATTGAGTCTGATGATGTTCCTGGAGTTCTTCATCTGGGGCTCCTGGTACGTCACGGTGGGGAACTACATGACCAGCGTCGGGATGGCCGACACGATCGACTGGGCCTTCTCGGTCCACCCGATCGGCTCGATCGTCTCGCCGTTCTTCCTGGGGATGGTGGCGGATCGGTTCTTCGCGACCGAGAAGGTGCTCGGGGTCACCCAGATGATCGGCGGCGTGGCGCTGTTGATGGCGCCGGCCTTCGCCGGTTCGCCCCCGGGCTTCATCGCCATGCTGCTGCTCCACTCGCTCTGCTTCGCGGCGACGATGGGACTGGCGAACACCCTCGCCTTCCACCACGTCACCGACCAGGAGAAGCAGTTCCCGCTGATCCGGGTGTTCGGCACCATCGGGTGGATCGTGGCGGGTGTGCTGGTGAGCGGCATCCTGCACGCCGACGAGACGCCCATCCCCTTCTATGTGGGTGGCGGCGCCGCCATCCTGATGGGACTGTACAGCTTCAGCCTGCCTCACACGCCTCCACCGCTCGCCGGAACCCGGCCGAAGGCTCGGGAGATTCTGGGACTCGACGCGCTGTCGCGGCTCAGCAGCCGCCCCTTCTGGGTCTTCATCGCCAGCTCGCTGCTGATCTGCATCCCGCTGTCTGCGTACTATGCCTACGCGCCGGTGTTCGTGAACGCGGCGGGGGTGTCGGACCCCGCCTTCAAGATGAGCTTCGGGCAGATGTCCGAGCTCTTCTTCATGCTGCTGATGCCCTTCTTCTTCGCCCGTCTGGGGGTGAAGTGGATGCTGGCGATGGGGATGCTCGCCTGGGTGGCTCGCTACGCCCTGTTCGCGCTGGGCGCCCCGGCCACGATCACCTGGATGATCATCCTGGGGATCCTGCTCCACGGAATCTGCTACGACTTCTTCTTCGTCGCCGGGCAGATCTACGTGGATAAGCGGTCGGAGCCGGGCATTCGCGGACAGGCTCAGGGCTTCGTGGTGTTCGTCACCTATGGGGTGGGCATGCTCCTCGGTGCGCAGATCGCCGGAGCGCTGTTCGATAGTGTGCTCGGCGCGGACGTCTCGCAGTCGATGCAGACCTGGGCAACCTTCTGGTGGATTCCGGCGGCCTTCGCGGCGGCCGTGCTGGCCGCATTCATCGTGCTCTTCAAGAGCGACGTGGACGAAGGGGCTCCGGCGAAAGTGCCGGAGGTTGCCACCGAAGCCGGCCCCTGA